In the Paenibacillus sp. FSL H7-0357 genome, one interval contains:
- a CDS encoding AraC family transcriptional regulator, with translation MEVFPVVAGEYLFDTNSPVQVLLTEESLTSVLHQHDFMEIAYVLEGEGIQLIAGDKIQVAKGDLFVIPPEVSHVFQPRDLSGTQPLRILNCMLSPEVFKLPAALPALFTGLFDEEQQRRLRLLKEQKSWFGCHGQGMELEVLFRRMQELHNNSPSADPLRLYPLLFELLRIVEPCAGVPFSDRLQQADDPLHDVILYMVSNFKQRISLKEISRYISMSSRQFQRLFKLKTGKSYIQVFQEIRMKYSCALLMFTDFGIQKIALEVGIGDMKYFYRLFREYSGMTPGNYRNWGHSHFSIAKEVISFAEHPAR, from the coding sequence ATGGAGGTTTTTCCGGTAGTTGCTGGGGAATATCTATTTGACACAAATTCACCGGTTCAAGTGTTGCTGACCGAAGAATCGCTCACATCTGTTCTCCACCAGCATGATTTCATGGAGATCGCATATGTGCTTGAGGGAGAGGGCATTCAGCTTATCGCCGGGGACAAGATACAGGTTGCAAAAGGTGATCTGTTTGTCATCCCGCCTGAGGTATCCCATGTGTTCCAGCCCCGGGATCTGAGTGGAACACAGCCGCTGCGGATCTTGAACTGTATGCTCAGTCCTGAGGTGTTCAAGCTTCCTGCCGCTTTGCCGGCGCTCTTCACGGGGCTGTTCGATGAAGAACAGCAACGCCGGTTGCGGTTGCTGAAAGAACAGAAATCCTGGTTCGGATGCCACGGGCAGGGAATGGAACTGGAGGTCTTGTTCCGCCGCATGCAGGAGTTACATAACAACAGCCCGTCGGCAGATCCACTGAGGCTGTATCCATTATTATTCGAACTTCTAAGGATTGTCGAGCCTTGTGCGGGTGTTCCTTTCTCAGACCGTTTACAGCAGGCAGATGATCCGCTGCATGATGTAATTTTATATATGGTCAGTAATTTCAAGCAGAGAATTTCATTGAAGGAGATCAGCCGCTATATTTCCATGAGCTCGCGCCAGTTTCAAAGACTGTTCAAGCTGAAGACCGGCAAATCCTATATCCAGGTGTTTCAGGAAATTCGTATGAAATACAGCTGTGCACTGCTGATGTTCACAGACTTCGGCATTCAGAAAATTGCGCTTGAGGTCGGGATCGGAGATATGAAATACTTCTACCGTTTGTTCCGCGAATACAGCGGGATGACACCGGGTAATTACCGTAATTGGGGGCACAGCCATTTCTCAATTGCCAAGGAGGTGATAAGTTTTGCTGAACATCCTGCCCGTTAA
- a CDS encoding acyl carrier protein, which translates to MQQKVIEIIAEIKEDPALLQTLDGSSDLTIDAALDSLQIINFILRIEDEFNIEVDFDTFDLEHLKSVDRFTGYVAGLTGQ; encoded by the coding sequence ATGCAGCAAAAAGTTATTGAAATCATAGCGGAAATCAAGGAGGATCCAGCGTTGTTGCAAACGCTTGACGGCAGCTCCGATTTGACGATTGACGCTGCTCTGGATTCTCTCCAGATTATTAATTTTATTCTTAGGATCGAAGACGAGTTTAATATCGAAGTTGATTTCGATACCTTTGATCTGGAGCATTTGAAATCGGTAGACCGTTTCACGGGTTATGTTGCCGGACTTACCGGACAATGA
- a CDS encoding BtrH N-terminal domain-containing protein, which yields MLNILPVKSTPYPTLRSCIDDCIQSVAEWQGKDSKYMYGNAWQFSFKQQQSSGQSVIDRVSTPRISKEYLAAYHGINFTYVNREEPAMDKSFLLEMLEKRLAGGMPVLVGFDSYSCPWCLAYRRLHTSHACLAVGVDRSSRKIYLTDGYYGRPLETVDLDEWESACHFFAEFSLCEASRPLGQWRLALEHTLLNQEHEVQPLQVAEHLRAYADAYLETGIIAENPEEYSAYFLLAANTLPITRIRYSLFLSAISADQEVPELTRIAEGYRIAGEMWNMVNQFMIKVMCSGNKPAQRGKIHKKMLEIIHSEEELLLELVQLVNQPAFKS from the coding sequence TTGCTGAACATCCTGCCCGTTAAAAGCACCCCCTACCCTACGCTTCGCAGCTGTATCGATGACTGTATCCAATCAGTGGCTGAATGGCAGGGTAAAGACAGCAAGTACATGTACGGCAATGCCTGGCAGTTCTCCTTCAAGCAACAACAGTCTTCAGGACAGTCCGTCATCGACCGGGTATCTACTCCGCGAATCAGCAAGGAGTATCTGGCGGCTTATCATGGGATAAATTTCACATATGTCAACCGTGAAGAGCCGGCGATGGACAAGTCTTTTCTGCTTGAAATGCTGGAGAAGCGGCTCGCTGGCGGCATGCCTGTTCTGGTAGGATTCGATTCCTATAGCTGCCCCTGGTGTCTGGCCTACCGTAGGCTGCATACTTCACATGCCTGTCTGGCTGTAGGCGTCGATCGTTCAAGCCGGAAGATTTATTTAACGGATGGCTACTACGGCCGCCCCCTGGAAACGGTGGATTTGGATGAATGGGAGTCCGCCTGCCATTTCTTCGCAGAGTTCAGCCTGTGCGAAGCATCGCGCCCCCTTGGGCAATGGCGCCTCGCCCTTGAGCATACGCTGCTGAATCAAGAGCATGAAGTCCAGCCGCTCCAGGTTGCGGAGCATCTAAGGGCCTATGCTGATGCCTACCTCGAGACAGGAATAATCGCCGAGAATCCCGAGGAATATAGTGCCTATTTCTTGCTGGCTGCCAACACCCTTCCGATCACACGGATAAGGTACAGCCTTTTCCTGAGTGCCATTTCCGCTGATCAAGAAGTGCCTGAGCTTACCCGGATTGCCGAGGGCTACCGGATTGCCGGGGAGATGTGGAATATGGTGAATCAATTTATGATAAAGGTGATGTGTTCGGGTAACAAACCGGCACAACGCGGCAAAATTCATAAGAAAATGCTTGAAATCATTCACTCGGAAGAAGAGCTGCTGCTTGAGCTGGTGCAATTAGTGAACCAACCCGCATTCAAGAGTTAG